In Planctomycetota bacterium, the DNA window CCCGGCCCACGCTCCGCACCACGAAGGTCGAGCTGCGGAAGCAGAACTGGGACAGCAGCTGCTGCACCCGGCCCCGCGTGAGATCGGGGATCTCGAGCAGGTCGGCCGCCGTCCGGAATCCCAGCGGTCGCCCGTTGCGCTCGGCGATGAGCGCATCGGCGATCGAGGTCGTCACCCCCGGCGCATAGCCCAGCACGTCTTCGTGCACGGTGTTGATGTTGATCCGCCCCGGCAGCCTTGGGCCCGCGGCGTCGAGCCACTCGCCGTCGATGGCCGCCTCCTCGAGCAGCAGCCCGAGCTGCTCGTCGGTCAGGTCGGGCACGTCGGCGTTGATGATCTGGTTGCCGATGCCCCGCAGCGACGATAGATCGGTCGTGACAAGCGCCTCGAGCGAGGACGTCGGCAGGGCGGCATACTCGCCCAGCACCTCGGCCTGCTCGCCGGACATCCCCGTCCGCGCGACGAGGTCGCCCGTCCCCAGGCCCAGACCCAGGCGGACCTTGGGCTCGCCGCTCAGCCCGAGCGTGGTCTCGCTGGGCAGCACCGTGATGATGCCCGACCAGCCGGCGTCCAGCTCGCCGTCGGCGTCGTCGGGCGGCCAGGTGTCACCGCCGTCGTTCTCGTTGGGGTCGAGCACGCCGTTGAGGTTCCAGTCCTCCTCGCGCACGTCCGTGGGAAGGATGCCCGAGATCAGCTCCAGCTCCTCGATCGTCTGCGGCACGCCGTTGCGGGGCTCGTAGGGGTACGGCTGCGAGAGGTACACGCCCAGCTCGGCGCCCAGTGGCGAGGTGTCGTCGTCCTCGTCGGCCCAGTCGATGATCCGCGAGATCAGGTCCTCGGTCATCGATGGCAGCCAGAACAGGTCCTCGGCGGTCATGCGGGACACGTGGATGCGCCCGTGCGCGTCGGACGGGCCGGCGAGGCGATCCTCGCGGTCCCAGGTCTCGATGTCGAACGAGGCCCGGTCGCCAACGTCCATCGCGGCGTCCTGCGCGAGCCGCTCGTAGACGTGGAACGCATCCGAGGGGTGCGGATCGCGGGCGTCGTCGGCCAGGATCGCGATCGCCTGCTCGACGCCGGAGATCGCCGCCCAGCGGGCGTGCACCTCGGCCACGCTGTCGCGGGCGCCGAAGGCCTGCCCCAGCCCGGCGGACTGCACGCCCATGACGAGCACGGCCGCCAGGCCGATGACCCACAGCACCACGACCGTGGCGAAGGAGCGCCGCGTCTGGCCGCCGGCATTCACGGGGCACCCCCGCCGAGCGTCTCGGCCAGCGTCGCCTGCGCGTGCACCCGGGGCAGCGAGGCCACCCGCCGCGCCGTCGCGGTCGCCCGCCCGTCGGCCGACCGCGCGACCACCTCGATGACCACCATGTGGGGCAGGCCCAGCGCATCGGAGTCCCACTCGGCGTAGTAGCCCTCGGCGTCGGCGGCGAGGATGGACAGCGACGCGATGCCCGCCGCGACCTCGGTCGCCACGCCGCCGGCGTCCTGGAACTCGTCGAAGGCCATGTCCCGCCGCCGCCACAGCGCCGGGCCGTCGGCACCGTCGACCACTCGGTAGCCGATCTCGAACTCGCCGCCATCGCTTCGCAGCGACAGTTGATCGACCGGCCGCACGGGCTCGAGGCCGCGCGCGAGCACGGCGATGGAGTCCCGCGCGTCGCCGCGGCCGCCGTCGCGGATCAGCAGCCGCGTCTGCGCGAGATCGAATCGCCGCAGCGTCTGCAGCACGGACCGCTGGACCATCTGCGCGGCACGGTCGGCGTTGGTCCACGCGTCGGCGCGCGCACGCGATGCCGCACGGGAGCGGCCGAGCTGGTCCAGCGTCGACACGAGCAGCCCCGCGATGAGCGCAAGCACGGCCGCCGCGGCGAGCGTCTCGACCAGCGTGAACGCGGCACGGCGTGTGCGTCTGCGGGGCATCAGCGGTCGATGGGCTCCGGAGGCTGGCGGTTGGGGTCGGGATCGTCGCCCAGGCGAGGGGCGATCAGGGCCCGCAGCTCGAAAGAACGCGGCCGGCCACCGCTGGATTGCCACGAGACCCGCACCAGAACCTCGTCGGCGTCGCCGGCGCTGCCCTCGTCGACGTCCACGCGGTAGCCGTAGCGGGCGAAGGGCGGCGACGCCGTGCCGCGGGCGGCGATCACCGTCCGATAGTCCTCCGTGCCGTACGCGTGCACGATCGACATGATCTCGTCGGCGACCATGGCCGCCTGGCGGAGCTCGCCGGCCTGCCGCTGCACCGAGATGGCCCGCACCGACACCGACAGGATCGCCGCCAGCGTGATGCCGAGCAGCACCGTCCCGACGATGACGTCGACCAGCAGGAAGCCGCGCCCCGAGCGCCGGCGGGCTACCACGGCGCACTCTCCAGGCCCGAGGCGTCGAGATCGATGCGGCCGGGCGGCCGAAGGTCCCCACCCTCTGCGACGACGGCCCGCAGCGCGCCGGGGAATAGCGTCACGAAGACCTCGTCGCCGCCGCGGCTGAGGCCGAGATCGAG includes these proteins:
- a CDS encoding helix-hairpin-helix domain-containing protein — its product is MNAGGQTRRSFATVVVLWVIGLAAVLVMGVQSAGLGQAFGARDSVAEVHARWAAISGVEQAIAILADDARDPHPSDAFHVYERLAQDAAMDVGDRASFDIETWDREDRLAGPSDAHGRIHVSRMTAEDLFWLPSMTEDLISRIIDWADEDDDTSPLGAELGVYLSQPYPYEPRNGVPQTIEELELISGILPTDVREEDWNLNGVLDPNENDGGDTWPPDDADGELDAGWSGIITVLPSETTLGLSGEPKVRLGLGLGTGDLVARTGMSGEQAEVLGEYAALPTSSLEALVTTDLSSLRGIGNQIINADVPDLTDEQLGLLLEEAAIDGEWLDAAGPRLPGRININTVHEDVLGYAPGVTTSIADALIAERNGRPLGFRTAADLLEIPDLTRGRVQQLLSQFCFRSSTFVVRSVGRDRASGVEVEVIAVVDRSRLPVTIQDLIVR
- a CDS encoding type II secretion system protein, encoding MVARRRSGRGFLLVDVIVGTVLLGITLAAILSVSVRAISVQRQAGELRQAAMVADEIMSIVHAYGTEDYRTVIAARGTASPPFARYGYRVDVDEGSAGDADEVLVRVSWQSSGGRPRSFELRALIAPRLGDDPDPNRQPPEPIDR